From the Pleurodeles waltl isolate 20211129_DDA chromosome 6, aPleWal1.hap1.20221129, whole genome shotgun sequence genome, the window taaagctttgacaaatttcatctttttgacctttttgttattcaaaatcaaatcaggaagtgacttttaatcccagaaatcCTTTCATCtaattctcaaccaattgcctctcacggatagGTGACAATCTGTgcccgacccttctcactaaccgacctatcccagcgcggctctagtgatgtcacactcacacgtactgcagctgacaaagtcttgcgacttgtcctcccaaactcctaTTCACACAAACGAATACAAAAATttcgagcactaatcaaaaacaaaaaaacaaatatgctggTTTACTTCAGGAaatgtaacacaatcacttcagaaactttacggattttttacTGATGGCTCTCGCTCTAACAGCtaatccttctttctcagtctcccagatgtgcaagcaaaatttgacctgcaaattttactctcaactgatcagtgggtctgtcctggtgcaggactcgccagatctcagtcgaaattttctttcccTCACTTTAACTCACtctctgacttgtcaaccatgccccatcaacctactaaaccagacagattacaacataaaaccatgtgtctcatacacttttcaatatactccggagtcttagaccatgcagggtccgtgcATCAaccaccacgtggacaattttttatcacaaagtgccacatacatgtgaagttcgacgacttccctactctgacactgtggagtatgcacactccttctacaacttcatttggagtacgcaaactccctaaaccctcacaaacctcatcaTTCACCTGTGATTCGCATAAgccgtgcaagcgcaacctacttcattcacactgtcactagaacgcagagaaaatcctcaaacaaccattagcaagaaCCAGGAttatgggaaagtcatttgtggACTTCAGGGAACATTTTGTCTCCAATtagcataattgaaaaataaaatccaaatctcaataataatgaaccttcacttttctttacctacactgttaacacctgttatcctgtaccggacgtctatgataagctcttaaggagacagactatcctctgctaccatctctgttagcgcatctgaccttaataagtaaacttacaaagggacgcaaataggtcaatgaaccttttgactcgcaattaggatgttcccaccataactctggTGTGTGCAAATCAAtggtcaataaccaatacacaatatcaataatcaacaataatcactaacattaataatcaatagagtcagtaattgtcactcatcatgacctttcagtcatgaataaccaccccttttagtaaaagttagaatatttgtttccctatattaacagtgcttaagtcatgtagattaatctcaaaatcaaatgaaacacatacagaaacaatactggctgtccaaagcggcggaagaaacgtaatctaatcaaagcttgaactacgacacattctaaggttacagtgcaaattaatgacaaagtcaactgcatcaaagtgattacatacattcaagttcagcagagaaacaagcattattccctattagcagattttcattagtgaggatccttcacTAGCACtagatcagcatgttgggcttcatgcaaaataatttaggaacaccaatttggaaaaacatctaaataagGCTCTATCAAAGAAGtagggttggtacctagaaagaaaaacaaatagacataataatccacattctaattcataatacctatcctcagtgtggatcagcaagcagagtcagtcttcgtcctcaggacatcagtcgatcagcaaggcatcaggattcagcatcaaagttctgaAAACGCAAagactttaagcaataaagttaagcacgcctcttgtcaagacacacaagaaaatactgacatttcggccagcaagaaaatgggcaaatgacgATGTCTTTTCTCAGTGCAGTCCCTTTAAATTAAAACTTCTAAACTATGTCTCAAATTCCTATTGGTCCATGCATCGcatattcacactttgtccaataaaactaaaactccaaatctatgaattctactatttctccgttcacatgtcgtttattggttgtcctgcaatgtcctcatcatctggcttgccaggtaacaatattgttgcagcttctactccagtcagtatctccattgttctctcaaacattaaacacaaaatgttacaGCAAGAACAGCGTCTTCTAGCAGCAGGTTCTCATAAGAAAAGATCTCAGACATGAGCACTTTTAAACAATGTAATGGCAAATCACAgctaactctctaggacagccatttattaaacgttaagaaatacagcttttgacatgaggcctggcaagtaggcaaagacctttgctaaattaaggcctgcaattaataaagctaaaacataatgCAGAAAtcctaatatgacatattactacatttgtcaaacatatattcaacatttcacagtgttataatattaataagtacacttcgttaacattggtggccactcatcgtaatcacattttcaaatgcgtgtattatttttctacattattatattttctacacaaacccattattcagaacacaggaacactcattaatattttttttattaaatctccTGCGCTAGCGCCCTGAATAACACCTTCCTACTTGACTTTAGAATTGACTGTGTTTACCACAATTGCAAATCCCTTAACTTTTCTTTATTACACAGTGCGCTCCACAGACATGAAATGATGCACTTTGGTTCATAACTTCCAATCTGTACTCGGAAAGGAGCACGCTCGGATCAACTGAAATATCATACCTATCCTTTACCATCAGGAGGTCTTGCCAATGAACATTATCGAATAGAACTTTGCATCTTTGTTGAGAAGTAATGTGCCTGTCTCCCAGGGGGTTTTCAAAATAACACTAAAATGTGGTCAGAATGCATCTATTCTGTAGAAAATGTACCTCGATCAGATTATCCCTTCAACAACAGACCTGTAACCAACCTCCAATGGTGAGGGAAAGCCACCAAGAAATTTGCATCCATACAACTAACCACATTTTCCAATTCAAAATATTTTCCTAGTAATCTGGGTTCCATGTGGGTTGTACCATTGAGACAGCTACACTAAGCATCCTGGAAAATGTTAATCGAATGCTGGTTGGAGTGGCTCGTCTCCTGGTACCTTTAGACACTGTCAACTATAGGCACCTACTGGTGGTCTCGGACTATCACATGGAAAGCAAAGGCACAGTGCTGAACTGGTTTATCTCCTTTTCAAAGCAGTTTGCTGCCACAGCTCAGCTTGTTCTGTGGAGTACTTTTGGGTTTTTATCTTGCCACCCATGTTATTCAATCTGTGCACTGAactagtgggatcttaatttgaggGTAGAGGACTTTCTATAAATCAATACTCGTACAACATACAGTTCTTCGTATAAACCTCATTTATTCAAGCCATCATCATGTTGTGTGCAATGCTCACCAATCTGCAAACATGGAAGAGAAAAAACAGTGTTCATTCTGCTCTCAATCGAATTCATAAACTCTGTTGATTCTTAACTTATTAAGGAACGAAAGTCAACAGATATTTtgcttgttctctctccctctGTAATCTCACTGGGTTCACTCTTGATACTTCATTATCAATGATGCCTTTCATGTATAGAATTTCAAAAGCGGTTAACCTTCTCCTGCGGGCTATACAGAAAAGAAAGTTAAACCTATTCTGACACAAACCCATGtctactgcacacacacactgaaagTATCCATAATGGACTTTGGCAGTGCATGTCTGGGTAGGTGGGGTGCCTCAAAGCTCACACAGTCTATTGAAAGACACCTTCCGTGCCATTCCATAAAAAAGCATACCCGCATCTCTCCCATACGCCTTGTACTAGGTATGCTTCCTAGAACTAGAACTAAGTTCAAACTGAGGTGTCTCACAGTGTTGTACTCACACCCAATACATCAAAGACCTATTCACAGTCACTGCCAACAAACAAGGTATTTGAAATGAGAGAACACTCTTTCTCCAAAGTATCAAACTGAGCACTTCCCCTGATCAATGCCACTCTTTTCCAGGGATGCCACCAACTTCCGAAACTCTTTAAGTATTGACCTGAAATTAACTCCTAACTTGTTGTCTTCTGTCGACAGGTAAACACTCCctgtaaagattatgggggtcattatgaccccggcggatggcgttaatttggaggaaagtactgccaacaggctggcggtacttttctccatattaagccaaaccgccaaagtaccacaccgactgccacggctgtaatgaccaccgggctggagacttcagtctccagcctggcggccgtcacttgcctgccTGTGGGATTATGGCCCCGCCtatcaccagggttttcgtggcaaccttacccccacgaaaaccatagcagtaggcactatcagtgacagggaatcccttacctgtcactgataggggtcttccccgccccccttcccctcccttgggttccccccacccacctcctccctagACCCCCCCACTACATccacgcaccttcatgcacacacaaactcacccatacacacactcatacccacattcatccacgcatgcatatatccattcccacacacatccacacacacttacatacatacgaacactcacgcattcacacaacacaacatacacgtactcacacatccatatatgcacacacacaacacgcatcacgcaccctgtaggaaggtagcttctttctagctttgttacacccacttttggcctgtttgtgagtatatgtcagggtgtttttactgtctcactgggatcctgctagccaggaccccagtgctcatagtggaaaccctatttgtcagtgtttttaatatgtctcactgggaccttgctagccagggccccagtgctcataggttgtggcctgaatgtgttccctgtgtggtgcctaactgtgtcactgaggctctgctaaccagagcctcagtgcttatgctttctctgcttttaaaattgtcactacagactagtgaccatttttaccaattctgattggcacactggaacacccttataattccctagtatatggtacctgggtacccagggtattggggttccaggagatccctatgggctgcagcatttcttttgccacccatagggagctcagacaatttgtacacagcactgccactgcagcctgagtgaaataacgtccacgttatttcacagacattttacactgcacttaagtaacttataagtcacctatatgtctaactctcacttagtgaaggttaggtgcaaagtttctaagtgtgagggcaccctggcactagccaaggtgcccccacattgttcagggcaatttccccgaacttggtgagtgcggggacaccattacacgcgtgcactacatataggtcaatacctatatgtagcttcacaatggtaactcctaatatggtcatgtaacatgtctaagaccatggaatagtccccccatgccaaatctggtattggggtgccaatcccatgcacccccggagctccagcatggaccctgggtactgccaaactagctctctggggttttcactgcagctaccgctgctgccaacccacagacaggcttctaacctctccctttggaaatgggtgttaagggccccagcctctggaaatgctttgaagggtacagatggtgccctccttgcataagccagtctacaccggttcggggatcccccagcccctgctctggtgcgaaactggacaaactgtccatcatcaccccaggggtggtgcccagagctcctctagtgtgccccagacctctgccatcatgaatgcagaggtgtgagggcacaatggaggcctctgagtggccagtgccagcaggtgatgtcagagacccctcctgataggtgcttacctggttaggtagccaatcctcctctgagggctatttagggtctctcctgtgggtttctcttccgaTAACGAATGcacaagctcaccagagttccttcgcatctccttctttgacttctgccaaggatcgaccgctgactgctccaggacgcctgcaaaaccgcaacagagtagcaagacgactaccagcaacattgtagagcctaatcctgccggctttctcaactgtttcctggtggtgcatgctctgagggctgtttgccttcaccctgcactggaagccaagaagaaatctcctgtgggtcgacggaatcttccccctgctaacgcaggcaccaaacttctgcatcaccggttctctgggtcccctctcatcttgacgagcgtggtccctggaacacaggagttggatccaagtgaccgtgacagtccagaggtccttctgtccaaatttggtggaggtaagtccttgcctccccacgccagacagtaatcctgtgtactgcatgaactgcagctgctagggcttctgtgcacttttgcaaggaatccttcgtgcacagcacagccgaggtcccaagcactccttcctgcattgctcaactcactgagttgaccacgacttcatgggaccctcctttgtagtgttgagacgaccgccttgctcagatttcttgaacgcctgttcaagtacttctgtgggtgctgcctgcttcttcatgggctctctgtgctgctgagcgcaccctctgtctccttctccatcttccgttgttgcagaatcttcagcttcttccacccggtggcagcccttttgcaccttcatccggggtttagtgggctcctgcccacccctgacacttttgtgactctttgacttggtccccttcctttgcaggtcctcaggtccagtaatccatcttcagtgctttgcagccagttgttgtccttgcagaatctcctatcatgactttagtgtttcTGGggaggtagggtaactttactcctacttttcagggtcttggggtggggtatcttggacacccttagtgttttcttacactccgagcgaccctctacacgctacactaggcctgaggtccatttgtggtttgcattccacttttagagtatatggtttgttttgcccctaggcctaatgcaccctattgtattctacagtgttacactatatttctaactgtttacttacctgattttggtttgtatgtatattttgggtattttacttacctcctaaggggtatatcctctgagatatttctgacacattgtcactaaaataaagtaccttttatttttagtaactgagtattgtgtttctaatgatatagtgctgtatgatataagtggtatagtaggagctttgcatgcctcctagttcagcctaagctgctctgctacagctacttctgtcatcctaagctgctagaacactactaatctactaataagggataactggacctggcacaaggtgtaagtaccatcaggtacccactataagcctggccagcctcctacacacccgcatacacacaatCATAGATATacccacacctccacacacacacacacaacaccccccacccccgcccctgtcagagcacccgacttacctgatgtcagggggtcctccagcagtagATGGAATAGggcgctgctgccatcagcagcatccgccagcagaacaccgccaggccgtatcatgggtcatgacacggtctgtggtggtctactggcatggcgctactGCTGGTATCAGGACCTCTTACCCCCATCtgccggcatgaccacagccggaattccgccaacCTTTTGgctgaaatccagctgtggtcataatagggcggacggctggtagctgtggcaacggtcttttggcacctgtcgccacggcggtaggcggtttgtactgccagggttgtaatgtgcccCTATATCTTCCCAATATGCAGCTTCGTACCCATTGTGCAGGCATGTTTATTCTGTGGGTTTGTATGTATCATGGATGGTTGATGATTTATCTGATGTTTTATGTAATATTGTTAATGTGCACCACTCTCATATGCTTTCAAATGATAACGTgaaaacttctttaaaaaaatgaaatagaatATTTCTAATTATTCTGATGTTATAAAATGCTTTAGCTATAGAAGAATAGGGCAGTTCAAATTCTGTGTCATTGACACTCCTTCATGCACAGTTCATCTGCTCGCTTAGACCTGTAGTAGCTGAATGGGGAGTTTCAGAGGTGTTGTAAGATAACATTCTTATCTAGGACATCATGTGCTTTGGAACCAATTGATTCTTCAGCTGCCTACTAGAAGTCAACCTGACGAATTACACTTTTTTCTATGCTGCCCAAAGCTAGACTGGGGCAAGGAATTTTACTATCTTAGATACACTGCATCTATCTGATTCGATACTACTCCACCCGTCTAAATGCGTTGGCAGCCTTTGATACTTTTAAAGGCAACATTCACCACTCTGTTGTTGGTGGTCCTCCACCTTCTCTTTGATCAAAACTTTACTACTAGATAAAAACCTGTAACCTGCAGGTTACAGTCTTTACTCAGCAGCTGCCCATCCTGTGAGTAGCAGATTACACACGTTGGCTGCAAATGTACTAACTGAATTCTGCCCTGCAATCAGATGGAAACAAAATGATTTCTGCGGCAGGGCAGAGTATGTAAAAATAATTTGTATACACTGGCAGTCTGCACGCTTATGCCATTCTGAACGCCTCTGCTTTTTGGGGCTTCACAGCCTTTCTTCCATCCACCCTCTGAGCCTATTTGTGGATATTCCATTTCCATCACTACctaattatacattattttgcttcTGTTGAAATGTATAGAGTTAGTTTTGGTTTATGTGTTCTTAATTGTACTTACTGTTTCTATAGTACACTAATAATTGCCCATCTTGTCATTTCTTTGCAGATAAGCATGAAGTTAGGCATGGAAAGGTACAATCAGTCTATAGTGACGCATTTCATTTTGGTGGGGCTTCCCACACCCCGCAAAGTGGAGATGTTATTGCTTCTGCTCTTTTTGCTGATTTATCTTCTGATATGGATGGGAAATCTTCTCATAATAGCCCTGATCATCGTGGATTATCGGCTTCATAATCCAATGTATTTTTTCCTTGCTAACTTTTCGTTCTTGGAGATTATGGTGTCAACTGTCGTGGTTCCAAAAGCAATGGCTAACCTTGTGTCTCAGAACAGGACTATCTCATTTGCTGGCTGCCTCACTCAGTGCTACTTTTACTTTTCACTGGGGACTGCTCAATTTCTTTTACTGGCAGCCATGTCTTTAGACCGGTATGTGGCAATCTGCAATCCGCTGCGTTATTTGACCATCATGAGTTGGAGGACGTGTATCTCTCTGCTCATTTTTAGTTGTGCTGGAGCTTTACTGTGCACACTTTTTCCTACAGTGTTGAAATTCTCTCTGGTATTCTGTGGATCCAACAAAATAAACCATTTCTTTTGTGATGCCGTGGCACTAATCAAACTTTCCTGCGTAGACGCAAAACTTCTAAAATTGGTTGATTTCATTACATTCTCCCTGGTAATTTTGGGTTCATTGATCATGACAACAGTTTCGTATGTTTATATCATCATAACAATCCTCCGGATCCCCACAGCTGGTGGGCGCCAGAAGGCTTTCTCCACCTGTGTCGCTCATCTTACCACAGTC encodes:
- the LOC138301662 gene encoding olfactory receptor 6M1-like, which translates into the protein MGHDTSIVTHFILVGLPTPRKVEMLLLLLFLLIYLLIWMGNLLIIALIIVDYRLHNPMYFFLANFSFLEIMVSTVVVPKAMANLVSQNRTISFAGCLTQCYFYFSLGTAQFLLLAAMSLDRYVAICNPLRYLTIMSWRTCISLLIFSCAGALLCTLFPTVLKFSLVFCGSNKINHFFCDAVALIKLSCVDAKLLKLVDFITFSLVILGSLIMTTVSYVYIIITILRIPTAGGRQKAFSTCVAHLTTVSLGYGSVIFMYVRPIRGSSVEYNKIVSVLTIFVTPALNPFIFSLRNKNVKQALQENILEKKTVNAHQKKELWRAIANKVRTLEVQSLRIAHCQKRWEDLRHWARKIAEAQLGMFSESSAQGSKGDKAQLSGKASGHMTSGQDTTNTEGPSGYDVRLRMRNASENRPQVDLATLEKRHIIQTY